From a single Streptomyces liliifuscus genomic region:
- a CDS encoding helix-turn-helix transcriptional regulator, producing the protein MRADRLVSLVLLLRQRGRLTADTLARELEVSTRTVLRDIEALSAAGVPVYAERGRHGGFALLPGFRTELTGLNHDEALALLTAGSGRGEQAFGLGSALASAIRKVVDALPESHRVTASDAARRFLVDPETDLLARRLVTEEVPGATMIEVRRAVLAGHKLRIHYAATGRPPQWRTVDPIGLVTARDRAYLLATRSGEDRTYRLSRVLAAEELPEPAQRPNRVDLDRIWRERSARFLSGSDHITVLVRVNPERREELLDTALAVRAEEPDADGRLRLEVTFQDSRHAEWALWQLGMDAEALAPQSLRTTLCDRAAAIAALYGDSSS; encoded by the coding sequence GACCGCGGACACGCTGGCCCGCGAGCTGGAGGTGTCCACCCGTACCGTGCTGCGTGACATCGAGGCACTGTCCGCGGCCGGCGTCCCGGTCTACGCGGAACGCGGCAGGCACGGCGGGTTCGCGCTGCTGCCCGGTTTCCGGACCGAGCTCACCGGGCTGAACCACGACGAGGCCCTCGCCCTGCTGACCGCCGGATCGGGGCGCGGCGAGCAGGCGTTCGGCCTCGGCTCGGCGCTCGCCTCGGCCATTCGGAAGGTGGTCGACGCGCTGCCGGAAAGCCACCGGGTCACCGCGAGCGACGCGGCCCGGCGATTTCTCGTGGATCCGGAGACCGACCTGCTCGCACGCCGGCTGGTCACCGAGGAGGTACCGGGCGCCACCATGATCGAGGTCCGGCGCGCGGTGCTCGCCGGACACAAGCTGCGTATCCACTACGCGGCCACGGGCCGGCCGCCTCAGTGGCGCACGGTGGACCCGATCGGCCTGGTCACCGCACGCGACCGGGCCTACCTGCTGGCCACGAGATCCGGCGAGGACCGCACGTACCGGCTGTCGCGGGTGTTGGCCGCCGAGGAACTCCCCGAACCGGCACAGCGACCGAACCGGGTCGACCTGGACCGGATCTGGCGGGAGCGTTCCGCGCGGTTTCTCTCCGGCAGCGACCACATCACCGTGCTGGTACGGGTGAACCCGGAGCGGCGGGAGGAACTGCTGGACACCGCGCTGGCCGTCCGCGCGGAGGAACCCGACGCGGACGGCCGGCTGCGGCTGGAGGTGACCTTCCAGGACTCACGGCACGCCGAATGGGCGCTGTGGCAGCTGGGCATGGACGCGGAGGCCCTGGCCCCGCAGTCGTTGCGCACCACCCTGTGCGACCGGGCCGCCGCGATTGCCGCCCTCTACGGAGACTCGTCGTCCTGA
- a CDS encoding MazG-like family protein, whose translation MSDEDLWESIDRIQDRLASSQPARPPQEALLLRMLKLSEEVGEVAEAVIGATGQNPRKGVSHTWDDVQSELCDVIITAAVALRTLTPETREVFAAHLARVTDRSLNP comes from the coding sequence ATGAGCGACGAGGATCTCTGGGAGTCCATCGACCGTATCCAGGACCGGCTGGCGAGCTCCCAGCCGGCCCGACCGCCCCAAGAGGCCCTGCTCCTGCGGATGTTGAAACTGTCGGAGGAGGTCGGCGAGGTCGCCGAGGCGGTGATCGGCGCCACCGGGCAGAACCCGCGCAAGGGCGTCTCCCACACCTGGGACGACGTCCAGTCCGAGCTGTGCGACGTGATCATCACGGCCGCGGTGGCCCTGCGGACGCTGACGCCGGAGACTCGCGAGGTGTTCGCCGCGCACCTGGCGCGCGTGACGGACCGCTCGCTGAACCCGTGA
- a CDS encoding DoxX family membrane protein — MTSFDRRDLGLLLLRLGTGGVLAAHGTQKLFGWFGGGGLSGTGQFMESVGYAPGRASATAAGLAEAGGGTLLALGLATPAAGAAAAGAMAGASAVQAPNGFFNQSGGYEHAASLGLAAAGLAVTGPGRLSLDHALGHAVDRGWMVPVALAGTAAATLAVVGLRNKRLRSEKEGEQGELFGEDSMSYSA; from the coding sequence GTGACCTCTTTCGACCGACGCGACCTGGGACTGCTGCTGCTCCGCCTCGGCACCGGCGGGGTGCTCGCGGCGCACGGGACACAGAAGCTCTTCGGCTGGTTCGGCGGGGGCGGGCTCTCCGGGACCGGCCAGTTCATGGAGTCCGTGGGGTACGCGCCCGGCAGGGCGAGCGCGACCGCGGCGGGCCTGGCGGAGGCGGGCGGCGGCACGCTCCTCGCGCTGGGCCTCGCGACCCCGGCGGCCGGCGCCGCCGCGGCCGGGGCGATGGCGGGCGCGTCGGCGGTGCAGGCCCCGAACGGCTTCTTCAACCAGAGCGGCGGCTACGAGCACGCCGCGTCCCTGGGTCTCGCGGCGGCGGGCCTCGCCGTCACGGGCCCCGGCCGGCTCTCCCTCGACCACGCGCTCGGCCACGCGGTCGACCGCGGCTGGATGGTGCCGGTCGCCCTCGCGGGCACGGCGGCCGCGACGCTGGCCGTGGTGGGGCTCCGCAACAAGCGGCTGCGGAGCGAGAAGGAGGGCGAGCAGGGGGAGTTGTTCGGCGAGGACAGCATGTCGTACAGCGCCTAG
- a CDS encoding Cif family virulence factor, translating into MTIQVAKLSNPAVRDFVSAVNAHDRDAFRAVLTPDATMSDDGSDRDLDEWTEREIFDSHGHMEVDNESDGGLALLARYSNDAWGEMRTRWSFTVDGGGRISRFETGQA; encoded by the coding sequence ATGACGATTCAGGTAGCCAAGCTGAGCAACCCGGCCGTCCGGGACTTCGTCAGCGCCGTGAACGCCCATGACCGGGACGCCTTCCGGGCCGTCCTCACGCCCGACGCGACGATGTCCGACGACGGCTCGGACCGCGACCTCGACGAATGGACCGAGCGGGAGATCTTCGACTCCCACGGCCATATGGAGGTCGACAACGAGTCGGACGGCGGCCTCGCCCTCCTCGCCCGTTACAGCAACGACGCCTGGGGCGAGATGAGGACGCGGTGGAGCTTCACCGTCGACGGAGGCGGCAGGATCTCCCGCTTCGAGACCGGCCAGGCGTAA
- a CDS encoding SDR family oxidoreductase, with amino-acid sequence MNAMGTKIAIVTGAGSGIGRAVAVELLRTGWSVALAGRRAERLEETAALAETARAGQPAAEDVTSLCVRTDVSRPDEVAALFTAVRDRFGRLDFLFNNAGTFGPGGVPFEELPYEAWRHVVGTNLDGAFLCAQAAYRQMKEQDPQGGRIINNGSISAHTPRPRSAAYTATKHALTGLTKSLSLDGRPYRIACGQIDIGNAATDMTERMQTGALQANGEVAPEPVMDVADVARTVRHMAALPLEANVQFATVLATAMPFVGRG; translated from the coding sequence ATGAACGCCATGGGAACGAAGATCGCGATCGTGACGGGAGCCGGCTCGGGGATCGGCCGGGCCGTGGCCGTTGAACTGCTTCGCACCGGCTGGTCGGTGGCGCTCGCGGGCCGCCGCGCGGAGCGCCTGGAGGAGACGGCGGCGCTCGCGGAGACGGCACGCGCGGGACAGCCGGCCGCGGAGGACGTCACGTCCTTGTGCGTACGCACCGATGTCTCGCGGCCCGACGAGGTGGCCGCGCTCTTCACCGCCGTACGGGACCGCTTCGGGCGGCTCGACTTCCTCTTCAACAACGCGGGCACCTTCGGTCCCGGCGGAGTGCCGTTCGAGGAACTGCCGTACGAGGCCTGGCGGCACGTGGTCGGCACCAACCTCGACGGGGCGTTCCTGTGCGCGCAGGCGGCGTACCGGCAGATGAAGGAGCAGGATCCGCAGGGCGGCCGGATCATCAACAACGGCTCGATCTCGGCGCACACGCCGCGCCCGCGGTCGGCCGCGTACACGGCGACCAAGCACGCGCTGACCGGCCTCACGAAGTCGCTGTCGCTGGACGGGCGGCCTTACCGGATCGCCTGCGGGCAGATCGACATCGGCAACGCGGCGACGGACATGACCGAGCGGATGCAGACGGGGGCGCTGCAGGCGAACGGGGAGGTGGCACCCGAGCCGGTGATGGATGTGGCGGACGTGGCTCGCACGGTGCGGCACATGGCGGCGTTGCCGCTTGAGGCGAATGTACAGTTCGCGACGGTTCTCGCTACCGCGATGCCGTTTGTGGGGCGGGGATAG
- a CDS encoding alkaline phosphatase D family protein, with protein MTLAGHQQQSQHAPELRAAARHLGRRRFLTVTGAAAALAFATNLPTAGVAGAAELDAAKITENPFTLGVASGDPQAASVLLWTRLAPAPFQADSGLPSQRVTVRWELARDERFRHIVRRGAAVAHPEFHHSVHVEVGHLDSDRVFYYRFRVGSWVSETGRTRTAPSSRSSVSELTLAVVSCQAYHDGYFTPFGHLAEDDVDVVFHVGDYLYEYAVNSVGGVRNYTDRVLPDIFNRETITLEDYRLRYALYKTDPDLRAVHAAHPFVVTWDDHETENNYADDIPENDVPPEEFLLRRAAAYRSYWENLPLRHPQRPEGADMRLYRRLNWGRLAQFDILDTRQYRTDQANGDGWKTPTPESEAESQTLPGLAQERWLIDGWKRSNALWNVVPQQVVFARRNHATAGNTTLSMDAWDGYPASRRRLLAGAEAAGVENLMVLTGDVHVSYAFDIKRDFADPGSRTLGTEVVATSVSSGQNGAARPANWAGYLAANPHMKHYNGHRGYSTVRLGRESARVDFKTVAAVTTPGAAITTAASFVTEVGDQGLKPA; from the coding sequence ATGACACTCGCAGGCCACCAGCAACAGTCGCAGCACGCCCCCGAACTCCGCGCCGCAGCCCGTCACCTCGGACGCCGCCGTTTCCTCACGGTCACCGGCGCGGCCGCCGCGCTCGCCTTCGCCACCAACCTGCCGACCGCGGGCGTGGCGGGTGCCGCGGAACTCGACGCGGCGAAGATCACCGAGAACCCCTTCACGCTAGGTGTCGCCTCCGGTGACCCGCAGGCCGCCTCCGTGCTGCTGTGGACCCGGCTCGCGCCCGCCCCCTTCCAGGCCGACTCCGGTCTCCCGTCGCAACGCGTCACCGTCCGCTGGGAGTTGGCGCGCGACGAACGATTCCGACACATCGTCAGACGTGGTGCGGCCGTCGCCCACCCCGAGTTCCACCACTCCGTACACGTCGAGGTCGGCCACCTCGACTCCGACCGGGTCTTCTACTACCGCTTCCGCGTGGGCAGTTGGGTCAGCGAGACCGGCCGTACGCGCACCGCGCCCTCGTCCCGCTCGAGCGTCTCCGAACTGACGCTGGCCGTGGTCTCCTGCCAGGCGTACCACGACGGGTACTTCACCCCGTTCGGCCATCTCGCCGAGGACGACGTCGACGTGGTCTTCCACGTCGGCGACTACCTGTACGAGTACGCGGTCAACTCCGTGGGCGGCGTCCGCAATTACACCGACCGCGTGCTGCCCGACATATTCAACCGGGAGACGATCACGCTGGAGGACTACCGGCTGCGGTACGCCCTCTACAAGACCGACCCCGACCTGCGGGCCGTGCACGCCGCGCACCCCTTCGTCGTCACCTGGGACGACCACGAGACCGAGAACAACTACGCGGACGACATCCCCGAGAACGACGTGCCGCCGGAGGAGTTCCTGCTGCGCCGCGCCGCCGCGTACCGCTCGTACTGGGAGAACCTGCCGCTGCGCCACCCGCAGCGGCCCGAGGGCGCCGACATGCGGCTCTACCGCCGTCTGAACTGGGGCAGGCTCGCGCAGTTCGACATCCTCGACACCCGGCAGTACCGCACCGACCAGGCGAACGGCGACGGCTGGAAGACGCCCACCCCCGAGTCGGAGGCCGAGTCGCAGACCCTGCCGGGGCTCGCCCAGGAGCGGTGGCTCATTGACGGCTGGAAGCGGTCGAACGCGCTGTGGAACGTCGTTCCGCAGCAGGTCGTCTTCGCCCGCCGCAACCACGCCACCGCTGGCAACACCACCCTCAGCATGGACGCCTGGGACGGCTACCCCGCCTCCCGTCGGCGTCTCCTCGCGGGTGCCGAGGCGGCCGGTGTGGAGAACCTGATGGTGCTCACCGGTGACGTCCATGTGTCGTACGCCTTCGACATCAAGCGGGACTTCGCCGACCCGGGGTCGCGGACTCTGGGTACGGAGGTTGTCGCCACGTCGGTCAGCAGTGGGCAGAACGGGGCCGCCCGGCCCGCCAACTGGGCGGGTTATCTTGCCGCCAACCCGCACATGAAGCACTACAACGGGCATCGGGGGTATTCGACGGTTCGCCTCGGGCGGGAGTCGGCCCGGGTGGACTTCAAGACGGTGGCTGCCGTGACCACGCCTGGGGCTGCGATCACGACCGCCGCGTCGTTTGTTACCGAGGTGGGGGATCAGGGGCTGAAGCCGGCGTAG